The DNA window AGCGCGTTTTGTTGATATGAATTTCCGTTTCTGTCCGTCGAATCTACCGTATATGAACGAATAGTTCCGAACAAATCGTTACTAAAAATAGAGCTAAGCATTGTAAAATCGCTATCTCCTTGAAAAAGACCCACTGTTTTTTGGTCTTTATCATACGCCGTTAGATTTTGCAAATTCGAAATCATAGCGTTATAATCGGCTACGAATTTTTTCATCGCATCTACGATATCATCCACATTATTTTTTATATCTACTGTCGATTCTCCGGTCGAATTCAGGGTAATTTTTACACCCGTAATCAAATCCTCAACGGTATTACTGCTTCTTTCCACCTCGACTCCGTTATATGTAAATAGCGCGTCTTGAGCGGTTTGAAGTCTGTTTGAGTTGGTAAAGTCGGTATTGTCATTAAAATTAGTAAGCAACCCCGTATCGTCAATAGAAATATCTCCGATTGCTTGTACGTCGAATTCGATTTTTCCCGTATCACTATTAAAGCTTGCATTGACTTTCAAAGAATTTCCGTCACTGTCTTTTAAATCTCCGTTATTTAAAGCACTTATAAAATCACTAACAGTCGTTCCGTCCGCCACACTCATTGAATATTGAGTCCCGTTTACAGTGATTGAAAACGTTTGATCGCTTCCGGAATTATTTACAACATCCGTATCGCTGCTAAACTGAGCGGACGTATAATTCGTAGCGTTAAATCCCAAATCTTCAAGAGCGGAATAATCGAATTGAATATAATTATCTTCTCCGGTTTCGTCCGCTTTTAAGACAAGTTTATAAGGGTTGTCTCCTATTCCGGTATCGATAATACTTGCCGTAACTCCGGCATTCGCATTATTAATCGCGTCTTTTAAATCCTGAAGCGTAGCACCCGCTTGTAAAGTAAACTCCGTCGTCACTCCACCAATTCCGATAGCAAGTTTTACGTCACTTCCCGTATTATTTACAACGCTGTCACTTGAAGCGAATCCGTTTGATTCATATACGTCGTTTTGAGCGAGTTGGTTTACGTTTATCGTAAATTCTTGCGGGGTAACCCCGTCATTCGCATCCACACTAACACTACTTCCGCTAACATCGGTATTGACTTTTGCAAACAAAGTTCCGTCCGCAATATCCAAAATATCGGTTTTAACTTGAGAGCCGATAGTAATAAACTGAGAAAGTGCCGATTCTTTTTTCTTTAACAAATCGAGTTTATCTTCAAGAGGTTTTACCATTATGTCTTTATCGGCGTTTTTTAATTTGTCGATAACATCATAATTCAATACCCCACTTCCTATCCCGAGTGAGCTTAATGTACCTAAATCTGCCATCCCTTATCCTTTCTTATCAAATAACATTCCGACAAGTTCTCTCATTTTTTCCATAAGTTTAAGAGCTTCTTTTGGCGGAAACTCTCTTATTACTTGATCGGATTTTTTATCTACTACTTCAACAACCAGCTCATCAACTTTGTCGTTAAATCTGAACTTCAAATCGGTATTCAAAGGATTCATAGCTTTGTTTAACTC is part of the Caminibacter pacificus genome and encodes:
- the fliD gene encoding flagellar filament capping protein FliD, whose translation is MADLGTLSSLGIGSGVLNYDVIDKLKNADKDIMVKPLEDKLDLLKKKESALSQFITIGSQVKTDILDIADGTLFAKVNTDVSGSSVSVDANDGVTPQEFTINVNQLAQNDVYESNGFASSDSVVNNTGSDVKLAIGIGGVTTEFTLQAGATLQDLKDAINNANAGVTASIIDTGIGDNPYKLVLKADETGEDNYIQFDYSALEDLGFNATNYTSAQFSSDTDVVNNSGSDQTFSITVNGTQYSMSVADGTTVSDFISALNNGDLKDSDGNSLKVNASFNSDTGKIEFDVQAIGDISIDDTGLLTNFNDNTDFTNSNRLQTAQDALFTYNGVEVERSSNTVEDLITGVKITLNSTGESTVDIKNNVDDIVDAMKKFVADYNAMISNLQNLTAYDKDQKTVGLFQGDSDFTMLSSIFSNDLFGTIRSYTVDSTDRNGNSYQQNALFSAADLGFSMDRNGMLSFDETKFRESYQNNPDLTKSFSEDIFTKLKTDFDRTITGDNSNLSLLDNQIKDEEKSYQDRIDAMNKYLETKYEVMAKQFAAYDEMINKFNTMSQSLNMAIEQTINSKQ
- a CDS encoding flagellar protein FlaG, whose product is MDIFSSINVVAKKMDYTTVKPTNDVNHVQKMSEHLQDKKSKEEIQKELQQVVEELNKAMNPLNTDLKFRFNDKVDELVVEVVDKKSDQVIREFPPKEALKLMEKMRELVGMLFDKKG